One Drechmeria coniospora strain ARSEF 6962 chromosome 01, whole genome shotgun sequence genomic region harbors:
- a CDS encoding GRAM domain containing protein yields the protein MTTLQRQASQLVPARRSYPHSASTLVQMDKYGVKLAPNRIVFSSDIEIISSRFLITSRHSAASTIRIRSLCPGQSTPPFLPIASLFFCNLEAHATLPPGVSAALVAGAKPAAAPEGIRRGRRIIIASPPSFDTGSLRPLTLTLCPSTAAAPARHGTAQHWTTAETGRPAACGSSTMDVSSGSGLAKLLPRSLSVKRRRRKNKLARTATLDGEANGPRWNGLDSDDARSMMTAGYDEELDRRSFRSYGSGSALRESYTAAAYAYVARTHPTPTPFYVLMYGHGHGRDDDDDDDDGRGHGGVAAVVATGMMGHGCCMMTWDCAPLAGPDARVDGPLARSLTHGPGRSAYPVPLASPAEPAARPVSSPPAAPRPATISAHPTRTAYLSTSSPPPVVQAEHLNAQSYFEAQYRHTPSPSHRHDGRSSLLAASPESQDGFVIEPPAAARVPTSPDEHSRQPPRIVTHPPRTPPPADRPAPVIVNTPPTPTDRQDVVAASTPDSRVAGTRASPGSGADGSSISSLSALHSMTARRRSKSGSISLVPSKLSSITSAPLTPTDETAETSLPAASSSTGFFSSVLSAAQNAATTISNNIPTPSISLGGNKSRSSLAKPQPSPVHPPDGAEPEPEPEPRISGSMDHKESAVRTLGSGDLCLSQFGIAETSGSVTSPASAKFPDVVDSRTRSESAPVDPQTRVAEAAPEEAASRPRSLVDVAVASPPLQPDPTEGKSSAPMQRSSSIRSAIRTRRKRGSSVTTGGTGTTVGAPAGAAPSSVISPSASFGVPKLTGFAIASKKRNRDFHRLFKSVPDDDYLIEDYSCALQREILAHGRLYVSEGHLCFSSNILGWTTMLVVSFDEIVSVEKRSTALLFKNGLMISTLHAKHIFASFTSRDATYDLIINIWKLGHPTLRSTLNGVRLEGTGGDKTEKIDAEPAGQDNETQEVASESDDGSDEGEDDDFYDEEENDVPATQATDVSGLEPEPERPGLRKVSSRTVVNGVSSEAPRETSSPTSPSADFPGPASHAPTECADAAAHYDKVVGDDVVPAPLGKVYDLVFGPASVAWMSKWLTGDQKCTELQMDDKKGLGPDNKTRTYSYIKPLTASIGPRQTKCIVAETLDVFDLDKAVSLSISTQNPDVPSGNVFSVKTKYCLSWAENNATRVQVNCTTEWTGKSWLKGPIEKGVVDGQTQYCKELFAALKSGASTRPRAGTGPNGSTRAKKKPKKSKALQSAEGNDESARSKHAAKQGWGPLEPVRGLLEPLVDLVRPVLTGNVMYGLLVGLLVAMWFGFGSGPRKGAGPDIGFYSADRLAAYEEMWRRQDSELWDWLEERVGLERLSSDMPNGRRRAMEPRTAEERLREERMNAREMEEAIRVTEEKLRVLREVVGKANEAQGSR from the exons CAGCGCTCGTAGCGGGTGCCAAGCCTGCGGCTGCCCCTGAAGGCATCCGCCGTGGTCGCCGAATTATCATCGCTTCGCCACCATCCTTCGACACCGGTTCCCTACGTCCTCTGACCTTGACCCTTTGCCCTTCAACCGCCGCTGCACCTgcgcggcacggcacggcacagcactggacgacggccgagacgggcaGACCCGCAGCGTGCGGCAGCAGCACGATGGACGTCAGCAGCGGCAGTGGCCTGGCGAAGCTTTTGCCAAGGTCTCTTTCCGTCAAGCGCAGGCGGAGAAAAAACAAGCTggccaggacggcgacgctcgacggcgaagccaaCGGACCCCGCTGGAACGGCCTCGATAGCGACGATGCCCGCtcgatgatgacggccggttacgacgaggagctggatCGCAGGAGCTTTCGCTCGTACGGCTCAGGCTCGGCCCTGCGCGAGTCATATACGGCTGCGGCCTATGCGTACGTGGCCCGCACCCACCCAACCCCCACTCCGTTTTACGTCTTGATGtatggccatggccacggccgtgacgatgatgacgacgatgatgacggccgtGGTCATGGTGGTGTCGCCGCGGTCGTGGCGACCGGGATGATGGGTCATGGATGCTGCATGATGACCTGGGACTGTGCACCGCTTGCCGGACCTGATGCTCGCGTCGACGgtccgctcgctcgctcgcttaCCCACGGTCCCGGCCGATCCGCTTACCCTGTCCCCCTTGCATCTccggccgagccggc AGCACGACCCGTCAGCTccccaccagcagcacctcgTCCTGCCACCATTTCCGCGCACCCGACCCGGACGGCATACTTGTCAacgtcatcaccaccacccgTCGTCCAAGCCGAGCACCTCAACGCCCAGTCGTACTTTGAAGCCCAGTATCGCCACACCCCGAGCCCTTCGCATCGCCACGACGGTCGCAgcagcctcctcgccgcctcgcccgagTCCCAGGACGGCTTCGTCATCGAGCCtccggccgccgcgagggtgccgacgtcgcccgACGAACACTCGAGGCAGCCGCCCCGGATCGTGACCCATCCCCCTcgaacgccgccgcccgccgacaGGCCGGCCCCGGTCATCGTGAacacgccgccgacgccgacggaccgacaagacgtcgtcgccgcctcgacgcccgacAGCCGCGTCGCCGGGACCCGGGCGAGCCCTGGCTCCGGTGCAGAtggcagcagcatcagcagccTGTCCGCCCTGCATAGCATGACGGCTCGCCGAAGGAGCAAATCCGGCTCCATCTCGCTCGTGCCCAGCAAGCTCTCCAGCATCACCTCGGCGCCCCTCACGCCCaccgacgagacggccgagactTCGCTGCCCGCCGCCAGCTCCTCCACcggcttcttctcctcggtcctctcggccgcccagAACGCGGCGACGACCATCAGCAATAACATACCGACGCCGAGCATCAGCCTCGGAGGCAACAAGAGCCGTTCGAGCCTCGCCAAGCCGCAGCCGTCGCCCGTGCACccgcccgacggcgccgagcccgAACCGGAGCCCGAACCGCGAATCAGCGGCTCGATGGACCACAAGGAGTCGGCCGTCCGAACCCTGGGCAGCGGCGACCTGTGCTTGAGCCAgttcggcatcgccgagacGTCCGGCTCCGtgacctcgccggcgagcgcCAAGTTCCCGGATGTCGTCgactcgaggacgagatccGAGTCGGCGCCCGTCGACCCCCAGAcccgcgtcgccgaggcggcgcccgaggaggcggcgagccggccgCGCTCGCtggtcgacgtcgccgtcgcctctccGCCCCTCCAGCCGGACCCGACCGAGGGCAAGTCGAGCGCGCCGATGCAGCGAAGCTCGAGCATCCGAAGCGCCATCAGGACCCGCCGGAAGCGGGGGAGCTCCGTCACCACGGGCGGCACCGGGACGACGGTCGGCgcccccgccggcgccgccccgAGCTCCGTCATCTCGCCGAGCGCGAGCTTCGGCGTGCCGAAGCTCACGggcttcgccatcgccagcAAAAAGCGGAACCGCGACTTTCACCGGCTCTTCAAGAGcgtgcccgacgacgactaccTCATCGAGGACTACAGCTGCGCCCTGCAGCGGGAAATCCTCGCCCACGGTCGCCTCTACGTCTCCGAGGGCCACCTCTGCTTCAGCAGCAACATCCTCGgctggacgacgatgctcgTCGTCAGCTTCGACGAGATCGTCTCGGTCGAGAAGCGGAGCACGGCCCTGCTCTTCAAGAACGGCCTCATGATCTCGACGCTGCACGCGAAGCACATCTTCGCCAGCTTCACCAGCCGCGACGCGACCTACGATCTCATCATCAACATATGGAAGCTCGGCCACCCGACCCTGAGGAGCACCCTCAACGGCGTCCGGCTCGagggcaccggcggcgacaagACGGAGAagatcgacgccgagccggccggccaGGACAACGAGACGCAGGAGGTGGCGTCGgaatccgacgacggcagcgacgagggcgaggacgacgacttctacgacgaggaggagaacgACGTGCCCGCGACGCAGGCGACGGACGTGTccggcctcgagcccgagcccgagcggCCCGGCCTGCGCAAGGTCTCCTCGAGGACCGTCGTCAACGGCGTCTCGAGCGAGGCGCCGCGGgagacgtcgtcgccgacgagcccgtCGGCCGACTTTCCCGGCCCCGCCAGCCACGCGCCGACGGAatgcgccgacgccgccgcgcaCTACGAcaaggtcgtcggcgacgacgtcgtcccCGCGCCGCTCGGCAAGGTCTACGACCTCGTCTTCGGGCCCGCGTCGGTCGCCTGGATGTCCAAGTGGTTGACGGGCGACCAGAAGTGCACCGAGCTGCAGATGGACGACAAGAAGGGGCTGGGCCCGGACAACAAGACCCGCACCTACTCGTACATCAAGCCTCTCACGGCGTCCATCGGGCCGCGGCAGACCAAgtgcatcgtcgccgagacgCTCGACGTCTTCGACCTGGACAAGGCCGTCAGCCTGAGCATCTCGACGCAGAATCCCGACGTGCCGAGCGGAAACGTCTTCTCCGTCAAGACAAAGTACTGCCTCTCGTGGGCCGAGAACAACGCGACGCGCGTCCAGGTCAACTGCACGACCGAGTGGACGGGGAAAAGCTGGCTCAAGG GCCCCATCGAaaagggcgtcgtcgacggccagacGCAGTACTGCAAGGAATTGTTCGCCGCCCTCAAGTCGGGcgcgtcgacgcggccgcggGCGGGCACGGGGCCCAacggctcgacgagggccaagAAGAAGCCCAAGAAGAGCAAGGCGCTCCAGTCAGCCGAGGGCAACGACgagtcggcgaggtcgaagcACGCCGCGAAGCAGGGCTGGGGCCCTCTGGAGCCGGTCAGGGGCCTCCTCGAGCCGCTCGTCGATCTCGTCCGGCCGGTGCTCACGGGCAACGTCATGtacggcctcctcgtcggcctgctcgtcgccatgtGGTTCGGCTTCGGGTCCGGGCCCCGAAAGGGCGCCGGGCCGGACATTGGCTTCTACAGCGCCGACCGGCTCGCCGCCTACGAGGAGATGTGGAGGCGGCAGGATAGCGAACTGTGGGACTGGCTCGAGGAgcgcgtcggcctcgagcgatTGAGTTCGGACATGCCGAACGGCCGGCGGAGGGCGATGGAGCCGCGGACGGCTGAGGAGCGGCTGCGGGAGGAGCGCATGAACGCTCgggagatggaggaggccATCCGCGTGACGGAAGAGAAGCTCAGGGTGCTCCGGGAGGTGGTCGGAAAGGCGAACGAGGCCCAGGGTTCCCGCTGA